DNA sequence from the Azospirillum thiophilum genome:
CGACCCGGTCGAGGATGGCCGGCCCATTGCTGGCGACCGGCGCCGGGTACTGGCGGATGAGGCGGGCGCCGACCTCGCCCAGCAGCTTTTCCAGCTTCAATGCACCTTCATCGTTCAGGCGAAGGCCGGTGGCTTGGACGATCTCGACAACGAGAGAGGGGGCGGCCTTCTTAGAGGGCATGGCGGGTGGTCTCCGAAACGGTGACGTTGGATTTCGGGCAGTCGGTGCCGGCGGACCGTTCGCGGTTGGCGATCATCCGGGCGGTGCGGCTGCCGACGCGGTCGCCGCCATCGTTGACGTCCTTCGCCATCGCGGCGCAGCAGTGCTGACAGAACCAGTATTCGGTCCGGCGGATGCTCTCGGGCTCGTCGCCCTCGTCCTCGTCGCCGACCTGTTCGACCAGGTGGCGGCAGCGGGTGCCGGGGGTCAGCTTGCCGCCGCAGGTGTGGCAGCGGGGCGGCTCCGGAACGGTGACGATCTGATCGACGAGCGTCCGCTCGCCGTCGCCGAAATCGCCGTCGAACGGGTTGTAGTGAAGGGCGGCGGGTTCGCTGAAGGCTATGATGTTGGCCATGACATCACCTCACGCACTGGCAAGGTCGATGGTCACCGCTTCCCACCGCGCTTCGGGCGACGGGCGGCGGTAGAAGCGGACGTAGGTCTTGGTGCCTTCGATCCGGACGCTGTCGGCGATGGCCGTCATGGCCTGTTTCCACCGCTCGTCCTCGATGGCGACGCGGCGCAGGGCGAAGATGGCGTCACGGCTGACCTGACCTTCCTGGTCGACGCGGAAGGCGTGTTCCACTAAGGCGCGGATGTTGTCGTTGGCGCCGGTCGACCAGTCGGCGATGCAGGCGTCGATCAGGTTCTTGGCGATCTGCAGCTCGGGGCCGAAGGTCATGTGGTCGGCGACGGCCACCTGCACCTTCATGGTTCCGTCGAAGCTGGTCAGGGTCATGTTGCCCTTCTGGCCGCCGCGGGTGTCCTGGTACTGCTCGGCCAGCAGGGCCAGGAAGGCGCCGACGTCGTCGAAGGTGTGGACCTTGAAGCGGGCGATCTGGGCCGACAGGTCGTCGGCATAGCCCATCAGCTTGTGGACCAGCTGGTCCTGCAGCTTGTCGGCCGGCTTGACCAGGGCCTCGGGCACCAATCGGCCCTTGGCATCGGCCATGTAGCCGGCGGGGATCGCCGGGGCGGTGGTCGGAGTGGCGGTTTCCATGGACTGCTTACCTCTTGGGGTGGTGGTGTTCCCGCCGGTGGCGGGGTTCTGAGAGGAGGGGGTCGGGGCGTCCGTCACCGGGCGCCTCCGATGCGGGCGGCGACCGGCTGGCCGGCGGCGCGCTGCTGTCCGGTCAGCAGCAGCACGGCTTCGGACAGCAGGCGCATCTGTTCGGTGACGCTCCGGTGCAGCGTGACGCCGGCGGCAACGGCTTGGGCGACATGGACGGCGCCGTCGATGGACACCGGCGGCTGCACGCCGATCCAGCCGCCGCCCTCGGCCGGGGCGACCGTCATGGTGGACAGCTCGCCGCGGTCCGGATCGGACAGCAGGCAGGTGTATCGGCCGTCGCCATGGTCACGGACCGTGACCACGCGGCGGGTCACCGTGTGCAGCGCTTGTCCGGAACCGCCGGGGATGTCGATCTCGACCAGCCCGTCGGCGTAGGGGATGAGGCGGGGCGTCATCGGCTCAGCCTCAGCGAGTGGATGCCGACGGCGCCGGAGCAGTAGACCTCGGTCGTGCGGCAGCGGCCGCAGATGCGGTTTCCCGGCCCTTCGGAGGCGAAATGGCTACCGCAGCACAGGCATTTCCGGACTTTCGTCTCGGCAGCAGCCTCCTGCAGTGCGGCCGACGCGGCGCGCGACGCCGGCTTCCTCGCGGGCTGGTCGCCGCAACTCGCCGCTTCGACGCCGGCGGGCGTCAGGCGCAGGATACCGGGGCTGTTGCCATGCGGTGCCTGTACCACCTCCAGCCATCCGCGAGTGATGCACTCGGACCGCGCGTAGAGGCCGGAGGTTTCGCTGTATCCCAGCCGTTCGGCGAGTTTGCGGGCGGATGGCGTCTGTCCCTCCGCCAACACCTTGGCATAGCCACACAGGAAGACCTGCAGGACGGTTTCGGAGAAGCCGCGCTTGCTCATGCCGCGTCTCCCCCGCCGATCCGGCCGCTGGACGGGCGGTGCTGCTGGACGGCCTTGCGGGCGAAGCCGGCCGCCGTCTGCAGGATGACCGCCAGCCCGACCAGCTCTTCGGCGCTGTAGGACACGAAAGGCCGACCGCTCGACCGGCTGCGGACCGTCTCCGCCGCCTGCCCCAGCCAGACCCCGCGGCGGAAGTCCACCGCGCGCAGCATGCGGGCCAGATCGCTGAAGCGGTCGGCCAGGGCGGCAGTCTGCGCCGCCGCCTGCTGGGAAGGGTTCTTGGCGAGCTGCTGGATCTGGACAGCCAACGCGTCGAGCGACGACGCGACGGCGGTGGGTGCGATGTGGGTCATTTCGCGGTCCTCCTTGGGCAATCGCGGCAGGCGTTGCGCAGCATGCCGGCGAGAAGTGAGCGGGAGCGCCGGGCGGTCAGCTGTTCGCGGGCACAGCGGGTGTCGTCGATGTCCCCCAGCACGGCGCAGGGCTGGGAGACGCCCATCCGCTCGGCTACGGCGGCCTCGACGCGGTCGAGGTTGGCGCCGTAGCGGGCCGACAGGACCAAGCTGACGGTGGCCTTGCCGTAGCCGATGACGGCGCCGGCGGCGGCCAGCCCGTCGCGGTCGGCCCGCTCGGCGAGCGCGATGACGAACGCGGGCGGGGCGCCATTCCAGGCGGCGCGGGCCTTGTCGAGGTGGCCGCTCATTCGGTCACCGCGTCGACCAGGATGGAGAGGTTCGGATCCCAGAGACGGCCACCGCGCAACGCCTGCGGGGCGTCAGGACCGGTGTTCTTTCCCTTCTTGAGCCGGTACCGGCCTTCGGTCGGAAAGGCCCCACCAACGGCCTCGGCCAGAGTGTCGAGGTAGCCATGCCGGCGCAGGGCCGCGACGTAGTTCCAGGTGTTGCTTTCACCAGAGCGCGTCAGGGAGGCCAGTTCCCGCACAGTCCACCCGGAACGCAGAGGCTTCATTGCAGCCCACATGCGTTCGAACGGCTGGGGCACGGGGTCCAGCTTGCCCTTGCGAAACCGCGGGCAGCGGCGCCCCACGTCCTGGACCAGTTCATAAACCGCCGGCTGAACACCGCCGGACTTCTGGCGCGGCTCCTTCATGCGGACCAGACCGGCGGCCATCGCCTTTTCAAGGAATGATTTCGCTGTCCTGACCGACACGCCGGGCACCACCAGATCGCGCTGTATGAACACACGCTTGGCCCGCATCTGCTCCCAGCACAGACGCGGCGACACCAAGCGGAGACGGTACTGTCCACCGCCGTCTGTCTTCGCAGGCATCATCCGAACCGCCTCACCGCCGGAGCGGCGCCGGTGTTGATCCGCTGACCCGCATAGCCCGCGGCGTCGATCTCCTTCAGACCCTCGCCGGCGGCGAAGTCGGCGATTGCGACCAGATTGACCGCGACGCGGCCGGTCGACCGGTAGGTCTGGTCGAGCAGCTGCTGCAGCAGATCGTCGGCGACCGCGACGCGCGGGCAATACAGGGTCGCCAGCTGGCGGGCGTCGTCCATGTCGCAGGGCTCGGCCTGCACGAAGTCGAGGATGCGGCGATGGAACCGCTCGTACCGCTGCAGCTTCTGCGGCAGCCCCTCCTCGCCGATCAGCACGATGGAGGCGGTGCCGGGCGAGGCCATGTCGTGCAGCGCCCGCACCTTGTCGATCATGTCCTTCTTCGCCAGATGGTCGGCTTCGTCGATGATCAGCGGCCGGCGGCTGGTCTCCAGTTCCTCGGCGATCTTGGCCGCCAGCTCGTTGTTCGTCGCATGGGGCGGCATGGCGATGCCCATGGCGTCGACGACGGCGCGGAGCATGGCGCGGGGCGTCCAGAAGTCGTTCGCCTCGACGTAATAGGCCATGTGGTCGCTGGCGCCGACCCATGCGGCGGCGCGGCTCTTGCCGTCACCCGAGCGGCCATGGAAGACGCCAAGGCCGGGGACGTCGGGGCTGCGGCCCTTCAGCTTGATGACCAGCTCTTCCAGCAGCGTCAGGTTTCGCAACGGGGCGAACGATGCGGACTTGCGGGCTCGGTTCACTTTTGACATTGTAAGGACTTCTCGTTTGTTGTGGTTTGAACGGCCCTGCGCGCCCCACGCGTGGGGCCGTTTCCTTTGGTGCCCGTCACTCGACGGCGCGGGCGAAGGCCGCCTTGCGGGCGGCGTCGTTCTTGCGGGCCAGGAACCAGGCCGCGCTTTCGATCGATTGCAGCCATTCCAGTTCGTCCTCGCTGACCTCGGCATCGGCGGCGATCCGCGCCTCGATGTCCTGCGCCCGGCGCCACCAGCGGTCTTCGGGCTTCTCGGCCGCCTGCGCCGGAGCGGCGATGCGGCGGGCGATATCGGCCGTCCGGGCCTGCTCGCCGGCATCCCGCGGCCGTGGGGCGGCCGGAGTGGCGGCGGTGATCGCCCGCTGTGCCGCGATCAGACCGGCCGACGGCTGTACCGCCGGGGCGGACGGTGCGGGCAAGGCCGGCGGCGGGGCGGCGGTCGGAAGGGCTGTGACGGTGGCGGCCGGCTTGCCGATCAGCGCGTCGGCCAGTTCGTGGGGCTTGAACTTCGTCTTGGCGGCGCGGATCGCCGCCTTGCCTGCCTGGATGAAGCGTTTCTGCAGCTCGGCCGCTTCGGCGGCCAGGGCGGCGCGGGACAGGCCGGCCCGCTCCGGGTTCTCGGCGATGCAGAGGAAGGCGAAGGGTTCGGAGTGGTAGACCCACACCCGGCCCATATCCTCCGGATCCAGACGGACGTCGAAGCGGTCCCCGGTCCCGATGTAGGGGATCAGGTCGACCGACCAGAAGTCGGCGTTCTCGACCCGGATGCCCTTCTTCGACACTGTGCGTGTGCCGCCATCGGCCGCCGGCATCAGCAACAGGTCGATCTGGCGTTCATCGGTCAGGCGGGCTTCCCAGCCGGCGCAGCTCTCCGCCAGAGCATGGGGCGTGCGGTCGCCCAACCCCTCATGCGGGTTGTGATGGTAGACGTTTTCGACCCACGCGTCGGCCAGTTGCTGCAGTTCGACGCCGGTCAGCGCCGCCTGGAAGATGTCGGCATCGCTTTCCCCCATGCGGGCCGCGAAGGTTTCGCGTGAGCGGATCGCCTGACGAGTGGCGACGTTGTGGCCGGTGTAACCCGGCAGCAGCGGCATGAAGCCATGCTGGACCGTGCCGATCGCGCGCTCGACGTGCGGCTTCTGTTCCGGTGAATAGGGGTCGCAGGTGGGATGCGCGGCATCGAGCAGGAAATAGGCGCGTTGGGCCTCGCGACTGACAAAGTCGCTGCCGTTGTCGGTCTTGATCGCTTTCGGCATTCCCCATGCCAGCACCGCCCGGCGGATCAGCAGAAACACGGCCGACGTGCGCGGCACCTTGGTCACCAGGATCATCATGCGGCGGGTGTAGACGTCGACCACGACATAGATGCTGTGGCGGCCGTCGGTCAGCATGACGTCGGACGGCGACGCGTCGATCTCCCACAGCTGGTTCGGCCGTTCGATGCCCTCGCTGTAGGAGCCGACCGCGGCGCGGTGCTTGTTCTTCCAGTCGTCGGGGTTGGTCAGCGCAAGGTGCAACTGCCGGTGCTTGTTCTTCCAATCCTGCCAGGCTTCGAGCAGGCGGCGTTCTGACGGCATCGGACGGGTGGAGCCGTCGAACAGCTCGACGTCAGCGCCGAAGCGCTTCAGCAGCAGGGTGCGCACCTGGTGCATGGCGAGATGGGGGTTCTCGACCAGCACGGCGACCATGAAGCCCCTGACGTCCACGACTGCACTGTCGAGCACGCCGGCGCCCTTGCGGTTGCCGTAGCGTCCGGCAAGGGCCGCGGCATCGCCAGTCGACCGCGCGCGGGTCCAGCGTTCCAGAGACGACATGCTGATCGTGGGGCATGCCGACCGCACCCAATCGGGGACGTCGATCTGGCGGGCATTGTAGAAGCCGATGAACTTGTGACGTGCAGGCGTCAGGCTGTCGCCGCTGGCGGCATGGAAGCTGTCGAAAGCGGCGAGGATCGCCAGCTTGTAATCCTGGCGCAGCCGTGCCTCGAGCGTTGCCGGCAGTGCCGGGGTCGCGTCCTTCAGCGGCTTCGGCAGAGCCGGGGTAGCCGTGACGACGGCGTCGGCAGCGCCGCGTCGCGCCAGTTCAATGCGGGCGTCCTCCGGCAGCGAGGAGATGTGGTACTCCCGTCCGCCACCGCGGCCAGACCGCTCGCGATAAGACCAGCACTCATCAGTCGCGCGGAGATTTATTCCGCGCTTGGAAGTCGGCAGCTTCGGCAAGGCTAGAGCTGCGATTTCCGCTGCGGACAACCAGTCTCCCGCCATGGCGGTCAGCCCCGCGTCCGGTCGGTCAACACCGGCCGCAGATGCATGTACTCGCGCAGCATGGCGTCGCCTGCTGACAGCATTTTCCCGGCTTCACCCGCGTCGATGGCTCCATCGGAGTAAGCGGCGGCGAACTCCGCAAACAGCTTGCTCGCGTGTTGAGCGATCTCGGCCACGTTCTTGGGAATGGCCTCTGCGGCCGGCTCGACCGTCACAGCCAACAAGGTGCAACCGGCCTCAACGGCCAACCACTCAGTAACTGCCGGTTGACCGCTGTAGCGCTCCAAAGCCGCTGCGATATCGGCAGGCATATGACAATTGGCGTCTTCTTCGCTGTCGTTGCTGTACCTGAACAACTGGGATCTGGACACCCGCGCTACTTCAGCAGCGCGCTGCAGACCGCCACAGTGTTCGATCAGGTCCGCGACAGCGGCTTTCAGGCTGCCGGGCCGGCGATGCTTGTAAGGAGATTTGGCCATCTCTGTTCCCGTTGTGGATGCGCCTATTGCTCTGCGAGCGTCATCCGAGTTGAGAAATTGGGGCGAAAATGAAACTCTCTGAGGAACTCTTTAAGGACGCCGCTGTACGTCATGTGACGGTGGCGTCTGTCGCTTTGGCTGTGGCTTTGGTCGACGTAAGCCGGCCGTTGTCTGCAGCCTTGATCGATGTCGCTGACGCCCACTTGGGCTGGGCCTCGTCCTCGCTGGCAATCGGGCGGCTGTATCGCCGCCGCTACTAGGCCGCTTTGCGATCTGGCGGCCGAGTGCGACACAGCCGCGTTCCATCTGCCCGGTACCGCTCAGGAAAGAGATCCTGCACCGCGAGGTCGAGCTTTTGAGCCAGCGCGGCTTCGATGCGGGCGGAGGGCAGGTGCAGAGCCTGCGCGACAGCTTGAGGGCAGACGCCAATCTGAAAGGCGATCTGGCGCATGCTGCTGCCCCTACGACGTAACGCAGATACCACCCAATCACGGCGATCAGCAGGGTCCAAGGGAACTACGGGTTTTGCCATTATATCGCCTACGACTATCGATATTTCTACCGTAGTACCACGAGTTTTCGACGGACGACAACGAGAAAAATCAGAGTGGGAAGAGTTCCCAGTTCGCTTCACGCTAGAGGTCGTCCGCAATGGAGATTATTTGTGTGAATTCAATGGCTTCCAAGACACGAACCGGAGAGCGTGAAGTGGGAAGCCAGGATCCCACTTCGGTCGATGAACTGGGATCTCGCATTTCTCTCGTGGTCGGCCTCTATAAAACGAAGACCCAGGCCGCCCGCAGCGCTGGCACCACACTCGAGATGCTAAACCGTTACATCCGCGGCGAGCACAAACTGCCACTAGAAAAAGCGACAGGGTTATGTGAGCCAGTGGGCGTCAGCATGAACTGGTTGGCTTGGGGCATCGGCCCAATGCTGCTCAGCGATTGCACGCCAGCGGCTCCATCCGCCCTGGACAGGATGGATGAGGCATTGCTAGCCAATCTGGTGGAAGGCGTTGACGTCTTCTTGGCAGCAGAAGACCTGCAGCTGCCTCCGCGACACAAGGCGCGGGTTACCGTATTGTTCTACCGATTGTTGGAACGGCGCCGTGCACGGCTGCAAACGGAAGGAAGCGATATTCCTCCCGAACTCCGCATCGGAGGCCATCCAGTCGACATTTCAGCAGACCCGGACCTGTCAGACATTGTTCGCCTTGCTGAGTGAAAAGTCACATAAGATTGCAAGCGCGAAACTTTGAATCAAATAGCCGCGCAAATCTTGCGCATGGCTATCCTCTGGTGGCACACTGCCTGTAACGCTGCAACCTCAGCGGCATACAATGGTATGCTGCCGAGCAGCGGGGGCCAGGGCTGGGAAACCCTGGTCACGGGATTGACACAACCCGTTTGAGGAGCACCATCGACCCGGTCTCGATGAGACCCCTCCCCCCACCGGCCACGCGGCTTGAGTGGGATAGCACGGAGTGTGCCAATGTGTCGTTACCCCGCGGTAGAGGATTTCCCTGAGGCCGCAGAACTTCGCCAGATTTTCGCAATGGCTTTGGCCAATCGTGAGCGGCGTCAGAAGCTGAAAATCATCACCAATGAGGGCGATACACCTGTTCATTTCCCTTCAAAGAGGCTGTTTTTTTATGATATTCAAGCGACAGCTGCAATGAATGACAACGCCAGTCGATAATGATGGCGCTTCGTCAATCCCATTTTGGGACGGCATGTCGATATTGAGAGGCATAATGAAAGACCTGCGAGAAGACGCTTTGCGCTACCCGTCAGCTTCCGCTATTTTTCTTCGAGTTTTTGGTGCTGCAATCAGTGTTATTGGAGTGATTCAGCTAGTCGTTTTGTCCGGCGATTTTATCATTGGTACGATTACGGTTACCGGTGGGTTGATCGTGTTCGCCCTTGGAAGCCTTCGGAAGGCATTGGCCGATATCATCTACGAACTGCGCTCCTTCGCCGACGTACGCACGTCAAACCATCCAGCGAATACCGATGAGTGA
Encoded proteins:
- a CDS encoding Mu transposase C-terminal domain-containing protein is translated as MPKLPTSKRGINLRATDECWSYRERSGRGGGREYHISSLPEDARIELARRGAADAVVTATPALPKPLKDATPALPATLEARLRQDYKLAILAAFDSFHAASGDSLTPARHKFIGFYNARQIDVPDWVRSACPTISMSSLERWTRARSTGDAAALAGRYGNRKGAGVLDSAVVDVRGFMVAVLVENPHLAMHQVRTLLLKRFGADVELFDGSTRPMPSERRLLEAWQDWKNKHRQLHLALTNPDDWKNKHRAAVGSYSEGIERPNQLWEIDASPSDVMLTDGRHSIYVVVDVYTRRMMILVTKVPRTSAVFLLIRRAVLAWGMPKAIKTDNGSDFVSREAQRAYFLLDAAHPTCDPYSPEQKPHVERAIGTVQHGFMPLLPGYTGHNVATRQAIRSRETFAARMGESDADIFQAALTGVELQQLADAWVENVYHHNPHEGLGDRTPHALAESCAGWEARLTDERQIDLLLMPAADGGTRTVSKKGIRVENADFWSVDLIPYIGTGDRFDVRLDPEDMGRVWVYHSEPFAFLCIAENPERAGLSRAALAAEAAELQKRFIQAGKAAIRAAKTKFKPHELADALIGKPAATVTALPTAAPPPALPAPSAPAVQPSAGLIAAQRAITAATPAAPRPRDAGEQARTADIARRIAAPAQAAEKPEDRWWRRAQDIEARIAADAEVSEDELEWLQSIESAAWFLARKNDAARKAAFARAVE
- a CDS encoding helix-turn-helix domain-containing protein is translated as MRQIAFQIGVCPQAVAQALHLPSARIEAALAQKLDLAVQDLFPERYRADGTRLCRTRPPDRKAA
- a CDS encoding helix-turn-helix domain-containing protein, with the protein product MGSQDPTSVDELGSRISLVVGLYKTKTQAARSAGTTLEMLNRYIRGEHKLPLEKATGLCEPVGVSMNWLAWGIGPMLLSDCTPAAPSALDRMDEALLANLVEGVDVFLAAEDLQLPPRHKARVTVLFYRLLERRRARLQTEGSDIPPELRIGGHPVDISADPDLSDIVRLAE
- a CDS encoding DUF3164 family protein, which produces METATPTTAPAIPAGYMADAKGRLVPEALVKPADKLQDQLVHKLMGYADDLSAQIARFKVHTFDDVGAFLALLAEQYQDTRGGQKGNMTLTSFDGTMKVQVAVADHMTFGPELQIAKNLIDACIADWSTGANDNIRALVEHAFRVDQEGQVSRDAIFALRRVAIEDERWKQAMTAIADSVRIEGTKTYVRFYRRPSPEARWEAVTIDLASA
- a CDS encoding MarR family transcriptional regulator; the protein is MSKRGFSETVLQVFLCGYAKVLAEGQTPSARKLAERLGYSETSGLYARSECITRGWLEVVQAPHGNSPGILRLTPAGVEAASCGDQPARKPASRAASAALQEAAAETKVRKCLCCGSHFASEGPGNRICGRCRTTEVYCSGAVGIHSLRLSR
- a CDS encoding AAA family ATPase, giving the protein MSKVNRARKSASFAPLRNLTLLEELVIKLKGRSPDVPGLGVFHGRSGDGKSRAAAWVGASDHMAYYVEANDFWTPRAMLRAVVDAMGIAMPPHATNNELAAKIAEELETSRRPLIIDEADHLAKKDMIDKVRALHDMASPGTASIVLIGEEGLPQKLQRYERFHRRILDFVQAEPCDMDDARQLATLYCPRVAVADDLLQQLLDQTYRSTGRVAVNLVAIADFAAGEGLKEIDAAGYAGQRINTGAAPAVRRFG
- a CDS encoding phage regulatory CII family protein; its protein translation is MAKSPYKHRRPGSLKAAVADLIEHCGGLQRAAEVARVSRSQLFRYSNDSEEDANCHMPADIAAALERYSGQPAVTEWLAVEAGCTLLAVTVEPAAEAIPKNVAEIAQHASKLFAEFAAAYSDGAIDAGEAGKMLSAGDAMLREYMHLRPVLTDRTRG